Proteins from a genomic interval of Papaver somniferum cultivar HN1 chromosome 4, ASM357369v1, whole genome shotgun sequence:
- the LOC113276512 gene encoding uncharacterized protein LOC113276512 isoform X1, translating to MLCFRRQCRIRTTMKRNSRKKFCQRSWDLIKFVQNFTSMLLVIQARRVMAKLETSTKFINVVVVAFPLVVPFMSSTSRKMTCTMRGGRLHGLSLPSDMPYCSPFCVSYVHFGHHHSFQQRFVTSKIASCAQGQGPYNGVFAQLHQTIALAERLVIV from the exons ATGTTGTGTTTTAGGAGGCAATGTCGAATCAGAACGACGATGAAGAGGAATAGCAGGAAAAAG TTTTGTCAAAGAAGCTGGGACTTGATAAAATTTGTCCAAAATTTTACTTCCATGCTTTTGGTCATACAAGCAAGAAGGGTGATGGCTAAGTTGGAAACTTCTACGAAATTCATAAATGTTGTGGTTGTTGCTTTCCCATTGGTGGTACCTTTTATGAG CTCCACTTCAAGGAAAATGACGTGTACAATGAGAGGTGGCAGACTTCATGGATTATCCCTGCCTTCTGACATGCCTTATTGTTCTCCATTTTGTGTGTCATATGTGCACTTTGGGCACCATCACAGTTTTCAACAGCG GTTTGTTACATCAAAGATAGCTTCCTGTGCTCAAGGTCAAGGGCCATATAATGGAGTCTTTGCACAATTGCATCAAACCATTGCCTTGGCAGAGAGAT TGGTTATAGTGTGA
- the LOC113276514 gene encoding vignain-like, translated as MMTTKVTVLVVLSFALVFAVVQSFDFHEKELESEESLWELYERWRSHHTVTRDLDEKHKRFNVFKENVKYIHNFNKKDAPYKLKLNKFADMTNHEFKKSYAGSKVSHHRMFRGERKPTENFMYESVNNLPPSVDWRTKGAVTPVKDQGQCGSCWAFSTIVAVEGINQIKTKKLVSLSEQELVDCDNTENQGCDGGLMEMAFEYITKNGGITTETNYPYRARDGSCDSTKENSHIVSIDGHQNVPTNDENALMKAVVNQPVSVAIDAGESDFQFYSEGVFTGECGTELDHGVAVVGYGTTVDGTKYWIVKNSWGSAWGEKGYIRMARGVKAKEGLCGIAMEASYPIKTSANPSTRSTKKDEL; from the exons ATGATGACTACTAAGGTTACAGTCTTGGTTGTTCTGTCATTTGCTTTAGTTTTTGCAGTCGTACAAAGCTTTGATTTCCATGAGAAAGAATTGGAATCAGAAGAGTCTCTTTGGGAATTATACGAGAGATGGAGAAGTCATCATACTGTAACTCGAGACCTCGACGAGAAACACAAACGTTTTAATGTGTTTAAGGAGAATGTCAAGTACATTCATAACTTCAACAAGAAAGATGCACCTTATAAATTGAAGCTGAACAAGTTTGCTGATATGACTAACCATGAATTCAAAAAATCTTATGCTGGTTCCAAAGTGAGCCACCATCGTATGTTCCGTGGTGAGCGTAAGCCAACCGAGAACTTCATGTACGAGTCTGTGAATAATCTTCCACCGTCTGTTGATTGGAGGACCAAAGGTGCTGTTACGCCTGTTAAGGACCAAGGCCAATGTG GTAGCTGTTGGGCATTTTCGACCATTGTTGCGGTCGAAGGGATTaaccaaatcaaaacaaaaaaactagTGTCCTTGTCTGAACAGGAGTTGGTTGATTGCGATAACACTGAAAATCAAGGTTGTGACGGAGGATTAATGGAAATGGCTTTCGAGTACATTACCAAAAATGGTGGGATTACAACTGAAACAAACTATCCTTACAGAGCTCGAGACGGTTCTTGTGATTCGACTAAG GAGAATTCTCATATCGTGTCAATAGATGGGCACCAGAACGTTCCTACTAATGACGAGAACGCATTGATGAAAGCTGTTGTTAACCAGCCTGTTTCTGTTGCCATTGATGCTGGTGAATCCGATTTCCAATTTTACTCAGAG GGGGTGTTTACCGGAGAATGCGGAACCGAGCTTGACCACGGAGTAGCAGTTGTAGGTTACGGTACAACAGTTGACGGAACAAAATACTGGATTGTGAAAAATTCATGGGGTTCTGCATGGGGTGAGAAAGGTTACATTCGTATGGCCCGTGGTGTGAAAGCAAAAGAAGGATTATGTGGTATAGCCATGGAGGCTTCATACCCAATCAAAACATCAGCAAATCCATCAACTCGCTCTACTAAAAAGGACGAACTCTAG
- the LOC113276512 gene encoding uncharacterized protein LOC113276512 isoform X2, whose amino-acid sequence MLCFRRQCRIRTTMKRNSRKKFCQRSWDLIKFVQNFTSMLLVIQARRVMAKLETSTKFINVVVVAFPLVVPFMSSTSRKMTCTMRGGRLHGLSLPSDMPYCSPFCVSYVHFGHHHSFQQRGYSVNITLYGDKSINVLSRSRCYWD is encoded by the exons ATGTTGTGTTTTAGGAGGCAATGTCGAATCAGAACGACGATGAAGAGGAATAGCAGGAAAAAG TTTTGTCAAAGAAGCTGGGACTTGATAAAATTTGTCCAAAATTTTACTTCCATGCTTTTGGTCATACAAGCAAGAAGGGTGATGGCTAAGTTGGAAACTTCTACGAAATTCATAAATGTTGTGGTTGTTGCTTTCCCATTGGTGGTACCTTTTATGAG CTCCACTTCAAGGAAAATGACGTGTACAATGAGAGGTGGCAGACTTCATGGATTATCCCTGCCTTCTGACATGCCTTATTGTTCTCCATTTTGTGTGTCATATGTGCACTTTGGGCACCATCACAGTTTTCAACAGCG TGGTTATAGTGTGAACATCACCCTGTATGGTGATAAATCAATCAATGTGCTCAGTCGTAGTCGTTGTTACTGGGACTAA
- the LOC113276510 gene encoding uncharacterized protein LOC113276510: MILRVLDSGGYPVYRRRDDGREVIVHNGCKAYKTDVVPYNPHLSRMFNFHINVEVCAGVRAVKYIKNYIYKGYDKTIVVVGAKDEVQLYIDARYIGPPEGAWRLFGLSMHREEPNVVRLAIHLPVMQRIVYESEGTIEGVTDKAENYKSTLMAYFEYYAENPTSQAYTYQEFPQHFVWSGKKWKIRQRGFVVARMYFVSPNAGELYYLRLLLTVVAGADSFESLRTVNGELCHTFKKACIELGLLEHDREWLALFEESVDIHTGSKLRKLFKIVLSDCNPTKAELLWAKFGLKMCDDLPHRLQTMFGIQNPTDEQILDYGLYLLDKLLREGGKKLKKYPSMPLPKGNWGKLVGTG; this comes from the coding sequence ATGATACTACGTGTTTTAGATAGTGGGGGCTACCCAGTCTATCGTCGAAGAGATGATGGAAGAGAAGTTATCGTTCACAATGGATGTAAGGCTTATAAGACCGATGTTGTACCTTACAACCCACACTTATCAAGAATGTTTAATTTCCATATAAACGTGGAAGTATGTGCTGGAGTAAGAGCAGTCAAATACATAAAAAATTACATCTACAAAGGGTATGACAAAACAATAGTTGTTGTTGGAGCAAAAGATGAGGTGCAGCTGTACATTGACGCAAGGTATATTGGACCGCCTGAAGGTGCATGGCGTTTATTTGGTCTTTCAATGCATAGAGAAGAACCAAATGTCGTAAGATTGGCAATCCATTTGCCAGTGATGCAAAGAATAGTCTATGAATCAGAGGGAACCATAGAAGGTGTTACGGATAAAGCTGAGAACTATAAGTCAACGTTAATGGCTTATTTTGAATATTATGCTGAaaatccaacttcgcaagcatatACATATCAAGAGTTTCCACAGCACTTTGTTTGGTCTGGTAAAAAGTGGAAAATCAGACAACGTGGTTTCGTGGTTGCTAGAATGTACTTTGTATCTCCCAATGCCGGAGAATTGTATTACCTGAGATTGTTGCTGACTGTTGTTGCGGGTGCAGATTCATTCGAGAGTCTAAGAACAGTGAATGGTGAATTATGTCATACGTTTAAGAAAGCTTGCATAGAACTTGGACTTCTAGAACATGACAGGGAATGGCTAGCGCTTTTTGAAGAGTCCGTGGATATCCATACAGGAAGTAAGTTAAGAAAACTATTCAAAATCGTCTTATCTGATTGTAACCCGACAAAAGCAGAACTTTTGTGGGCCAAGTTTGGTTTGAAAATGTGTGATGATCTCCCTCATAGATTACAAACAATGTTTGGCATTCAAAATCCGACAGATGAACAGATTTTGGACTATGGATTGTATCTCTTGGATAAATTACTGCGTGAAGGCGGTAAGAAACTGAAAAAATATCCTAGCATGCCATTACCAAAAGGGAATTGGGGTAAGTTAGTTGGCACAGGTTGA